In Oscarella lobularis chromosome 18, ooOscLobu1.1, whole genome shotgun sequence, the following proteins share a genomic window:
- the LOC136198158 gene encoding piggyBac transposable element-derived protein 4-like, with translation MATRRSCRARKARQDPFFVSFDDSDDEEDHTDAIVQEYANQPVDSSSGSESDNEDFEEDVIEENPPSPMEIEDEIGSEEDEEADSHTSDIDYTKLFTPEWSDAFLHYPLMEFEDESGPNVAIPNDANALTYFQLYWSDDVIDLLVKNTNAYAEHIRGPNPSSSCREWYPTTRPEMKAFLGVTLLMGLLKLPRLEDYWQKSFPYLKTQIPVVFSKTRYEQLKRFLHVSDIAADLQATASTAPRDKLMKVRPLIKHCLEKFKSSFKLAKNITVDEAMIPYKGRWSIKQYMKDKPTKWGIKVYVLADALTGYIWNFFIYVGKAAAQGVEPVEGLCSRAVLDLVDDCHYKGHVLFVDNYYTSPYLFEKLFYYDIYATGTARVNRSGYPKSLKKQLPKKPARGYYKHYMRGVDRGDQLLALYGSGRKSKKAWKRIFFYLLESSILNAYILEGFKSDRHAVRGREKRDLKEFRSELASLLIDGFSSKGSRSEEATFDFLRLNCSLPHLPVPDNKGKKNDCKSWKNGYGSPWF, from the exons ATGGCGACCCGACGCTCTTGCCGAGCTCGAAAAGCAAGACAGGAccctttttttgtttcgttcgacgactctGATGACGAGGAAGATCATACAGATGCGATTGTTCAGGAGTATG CCAACCAACCCGTCGACAGCTCTTCCGGGTCCGAAAGCGACAACGAAGACTTCGAAGAGGATGTAATCGAAGAAAATCCGCCATCGCCGAtggaaatcgaagacgaaatcgggtctgaagaagacgaagaagctgATTCGCACACTTCCG ACATCGATTATACGAAATTATTTACACCAGAGTGGTCTGATGCGTTTCTCCATTACCCTTTGATGGAGTTTGAGGACGAATCCGGGCCAAATGTCGCAATTCCCAATGATGCTAATGCTCTCACGTATTTCCAGCTTTACTGGTCCGACGACGTGATTGACCTGCTTGTCAAAAACACGAATGCGTACGCTGAACACATCAGGGGACCTAATCCGAGTTCGTCTTGTCGCGAATGGTACCCAACAACTCGACCGGAAATGAAAGCATTTTTGGGTGTTACGCTGCTAATGGGCTTGCTAAAGCTACCACGACTGGAAGATTACTGGCAAAAGTCGTTCCCGTACCTGAAAACTCAAATCCCAGTAGTTTTTTCCAAAACGAGGTACGAGCAGCTCAAGAGATTTTTGCACGTTTCAGATATAGCTGCGGACCTTCAAGCAACAGCGTCAACTGCCCCGCGAGACAAGCTAATGAAG GTACGCCCCCTTATAAAGCATTGccttgaaaaattcaaatcgtcATTCAAACTTGCGAAGAACATCACAGTAGACGAGGCAATGATACCTTATAAGGGGCGCTGGAGCATCAAGCAGTACATGAAAGACAAGCCAACAAAATGGGGCATCAAAGTCTATGTACTTGCTGATGCTCTAACGGGCTATATCtggaattttttcatctACGTTGGAAAGGCTGCAGCACAGGGCGTAGAACCTGTAGAGGGGCTTTGCAGCCGGGCAGTCCTTGACCTTGTGGACGACTGCCATTACAAGGGCCACGTATTGTTTGTGGACAATTACTACACAAGCCCTTATCTCTTCGAGAAGCTGTTTTACTACGATATCTACGCTACTGGGACAGCCAGGGTCAACCGCTCCGGTTATCCGAAGTCACTCAAAAAACAACTTCCAAAGAAACCAGCAAGAGGCTACTACAAGCAT TACATGCGTGGTGTTGACCGGGGCGATCAGCTCTTGGCGCTCTATGGATCAGGAAGGAAGTCGAAGAAAGCATGGAAGagaatctttttttatttgctgGAAAGCTCCATCTTGAATGCTTACATACTAGAAGGGTTCAAGAGCGATCGCCACGCTGTCAGAGGTCGTGAGAAACGCGATCTCAAAGAGTTTCGAAGTGAACTGGCATCTCTGCTAATTGACGGATTTTCATCGAAGGGATCAAGGAGCGAAGAAGCAACGTTTGATTTCTTGAGGCTCAACTGCAGCTTACCCCACCTGCCTGTTCCAGAtaacaaaggaaaaaagaatgaTTGCAAA AGCTGGAAGAATGGCTACGGTTCTCCGTGG ttCTAA